Proteins from one Panicum virgatum strain AP13 chromosome 7K, P.virgatum_v5, whole genome shotgun sequence genomic window:
- the LOC120641194 gene encoding indole-3-glycerol phosphate synthase, chloroplastic-like isoform X1 — MEALAVGSAPPRPGLAAPTRYPHLRRPRTLAAARCRPLAAAPMEADGGGRPSPAPARCASAETESEVDEAATSSPAAEAAAAGATEQGGNGSPVASIEGVDGIRIRRRPVTGPAVHYVGPFQFRLENEGNTPRNILEKIVWDKDVEVSQMKERRPLYMLKGALEAAPPARDFVGALKASYDRTGLPALIAEVKKASPSRGVLREDFDPVQIAQAYEKNGAACLSVLTDEKYFQVINFFTFRNFVSFLSSIVLTDEKYFQGSFNYLEAIRNAGVQCPLLCKEFIVDAWQLYYARSKGADAVLLIAAVLPDRDINYMLKICKILGMAALVEVHDEREMNRVLGINGVQLIGINNRNLETFEVDISNTKKLLEGERGQLIAQKDVIVVGESGLFTPDHISFVQNAGVKAVLVGESLIKQEDPGKAIAGLFGKDISHAVAS, encoded by the exons ATGGAAGCACTCGCTGTAGGATCCGCTCCTCCCCGGCCGGGCCTCGCTGCCCCGACCCGCTacccccacctccgccgcccgagaaccctcgccgccgcgcgctgccgcccACTCGCCGCGGCCCCCATGGAGGCCGACGGAGGCGGTCGCCCGAGCCCCGCCCCGGCCCGCTGCGCCAGCGCCGAGACG GAGTCGGAGGTGGATGAGGCCGCGACGAGCTCGCccgccgcggaggccgcggcggcgggcgccacgGAGCAAGGGGGCAACGGGAGCCCCGTAGCCTCCATCGAGGGCGTCGACGGGATaaggatccggcggcggcccgtgaCGGGGCCGGCGGTGCACTACGTGGGCCCGTTCCAGTTCCGCCTCGAGAACGAGGGGAACACGCCGCGGAACATCCTCGAGAAGATCGTCTGGGACAAGGACGTCGAGGTTTCGCAG ATGAAGGAGAGGCGGCCCCTGTACATGCTGAAGGGGGCGCTGGAGGCTGCTCCTCCGGCGAGGGACTTCGTTGGGGCGCTCAAGGCGTCGTATGATCGGACTGGCTTGCCTGCTCTGATTGCGGAGGTCAAGAAGGCTTCACCGAGCCGGGGTGTTCTCAGGGAGGATTTTGATCCG GTTCAGATCGCTCAGGCATATGAGAAAAATGGAGCAGCATGTCTAAGTGTTCTTACagatgaaaaatattttcaggtTATTAACTTCTTCACCTTCAGAAATTTTGTCTCATTTCTGTCATCCATTGTTCTTACagatgaaaaatattttcag GGAAGTTTTAACTACTTGGAGGCTATACGCAATGCTGGAGTCCAG TGCCCTCTTCTGTGCAAAGAGTTCATAGTTGATGCTTGGCAACTTTACTATGCACGGTCCAAGGGTGCAGATGCTGTTCTTCTAATTGCTGCTGTATTACCTGACCGTGATATCAACTACATGTTGAAAATTTGCAAAATACTAGGGATGGCTGCTTTAGTTGAG GTTCATGATGAAAGGGAAATGAACCGTGTTTTAGGAATCAATGGTGTACAGCTCATTGGCATCAATAACCGCAATCTTG AGACATTTGAAGTTGATATTTCAAACACAAAAAAACTTCTGGAAGGTGAACGAGGACAGCTGATAGCTCAGAAGGATGTAATT GTTGTAGGAGAATCTGGTCTGTTCACTCCTGATCACATTTCATTCGTTCAAAACGCCGGGGTCAAAGCA GTTCTCGTTGGGGAGTCTCTCATCAAGCAGGAGGATCCAGGGAAAGCAATCGCTGGGCTTTTCGGCAAAGATATTTCGCACGCGGTTGCTTCCTGA
- the LOC120641194 gene encoding indole-3-glycerol phosphate synthase, chloroplastic-like isoform X2, with the protein MEALAVGSAPPRPGLAAPTRYPHLRRPRTLAAARCRPLAAAPMEADGGGRPSPAPARCASAETESEVDEAATSSPAAEAAAAGATEQGGNGSPVASIEGVDGIRIRRRPVTGPAVHYVGPFQFRLENEGNTPRNILEKIVWDKDVEVSQMKERRPLYMLKGALEAAPPARDFVGALKASYDRTGLPALIAEVKKASPSRGVLREDFDPVINFFTFRNFVSFLSSIVLTDEKYFQGSFNYLEAIRNAGVQCPLLCKEFIVDAWQLYYARSKGADAVLLIAAVLPDRDINYMLKICKILGMAALVEVHDEREMNRVLGINGVQLIGINNRNLETFEVDISNTKKLLEGERGQLIAQKDVIVVGESGLFTPDHISFVQNAGVKAVLVGESLIKQEDPGKAIAGLFGKDISHAVAS; encoded by the exons ATGGAAGCACTCGCTGTAGGATCCGCTCCTCCCCGGCCGGGCCTCGCTGCCCCGACCCGCTacccccacctccgccgcccgagaaccctcgccgccgcgcgctgccgcccACTCGCCGCGGCCCCCATGGAGGCCGACGGAGGCGGTCGCCCGAGCCCCGCCCCGGCCCGCTGCGCCAGCGCCGAGACG GAGTCGGAGGTGGATGAGGCCGCGACGAGCTCGCccgccgcggaggccgcggcggcgggcgccacgGAGCAAGGGGGCAACGGGAGCCCCGTAGCCTCCATCGAGGGCGTCGACGGGATaaggatccggcggcggcccgtgaCGGGGCCGGCGGTGCACTACGTGGGCCCGTTCCAGTTCCGCCTCGAGAACGAGGGGAACACGCCGCGGAACATCCTCGAGAAGATCGTCTGGGACAAGGACGTCGAGGTTTCGCAG ATGAAGGAGAGGCGGCCCCTGTACATGCTGAAGGGGGCGCTGGAGGCTGCTCCTCCGGCGAGGGACTTCGTTGGGGCGCTCAAGGCGTCGTATGATCGGACTGGCTTGCCTGCTCTGATTGCGGAGGTCAAGAAGGCTTCACCGAGCCGGGGTGTTCTCAGGGAGGATTTTGATCCG gtTATTAACTTCTTCACCTTCAGAAATTTTGTCTCATTTCTGTCATCCATTGTTCTTACagatgaaaaatattttcag GGAAGTTTTAACTACTTGGAGGCTATACGCAATGCTGGAGTCCAG TGCCCTCTTCTGTGCAAAGAGTTCATAGTTGATGCTTGGCAACTTTACTATGCACGGTCCAAGGGTGCAGATGCTGTTCTTCTAATTGCTGCTGTATTACCTGACCGTGATATCAACTACATGTTGAAAATTTGCAAAATACTAGGGATGGCTGCTTTAGTTGAG GTTCATGATGAAAGGGAAATGAACCGTGTTTTAGGAATCAATGGTGTACAGCTCATTGGCATCAATAACCGCAATCTTG AGACATTTGAAGTTGATATTTCAAACACAAAAAAACTTCTGGAAGGTGAACGAGGACAGCTGATAGCTCAGAAGGATGTAATT GTTGTAGGAGAATCTGGTCTGTTCACTCCTGATCACATTTCATTCGTTCAAAACGCCGGGGTCAAAGCA GTTCTCGTTGGGGAGTCTCTCATCAAGCAGGAGGATCCAGGGAAAGCAATCGCTGGGCTTTTCGGCAAAGATATTTCGCACGCGGTTGCTTCCTGA
- the LOC120641194 gene encoding indole-3-glycerol phosphate synthase, chloroplastic-like isoform X3 — translation MEALAVGSAPPRPGLAAPTRYPHLRRPRTLAAARCRPLAAAPMEADGGGRPSPAPARCASAETESEVDEAATSSPAAEAAAAGATEQGGNGSPVASIEGVDGIRIRRRPVTGPAVHYVGPFQFRLENEGNTPRNILEKIVWDKDVEVSQMKERRPLYMLKGALEAAPPARDFVGALKASYDRTGLPALIAEVKKASPSRGVLREDFDPVQIAQAYEKNGAACLSVLTDEKYFQGSFNYLEAIRNAGVQCPLLCKEFIVDAWQLYYARSKGADAVLLIAAVLPDRDINYMLKICKILGMAALVEVHDEREMNRVLGINGVQLIGINNRNLETFEVDISNTKKLLEGERGQLIAQKDVIVVGESGLFTPDHISFVQNAGVKAVLVGESLIKQEDPGKAIAGLFGKDISHAVAS, via the exons ATGGAAGCACTCGCTGTAGGATCCGCTCCTCCCCGGCCGGGCCTCGCTGCCCCGACCCGCTacccccacctccgccgcccgagaaccctcgccgccgcgcgctgccgcccACTCGCCGCGGCCCCCATGGAGGCCGACGGAGGCGGTCGCCCGAGCCCCGCCCCGGCCCGCTGCGCCAGCGCCGAGACG GAGTCGGAGGTGGATGAGGCCGCGACGAGCTCGCccgccgcggaggccgcggcggcgggcgccacgGAGCAAGGGGGCAACGGGAGCCCCGTAGCCTCCATCGAGGGCGTCGACGGGATaaggatccggcggcggcccgtgaCGGGGCCGGCGGTGCACTACGTGGGCCCGTTCCAGTTCCGCCTCGAGAACGAGGGGAACACGCCGCGGAACATCCTCGAGAAGATCGTCTGGGACAAGGACGTCGAGGTTTCGCAG ATGAAGGAGAGGCGGCCCCTGTACATGCTGAAGGGGGCGCTGGAGGCTGCTCCTCCGGCGAGGGACTTCGTTGGGGCGCTCAAGGCGTCGTATGATCGGACTGGCTTGCCTGCTCTGATTGCGGAGGTCAAGAAGGCTTCACCGAGCCGGGGTGTTCTCAGGGAGGATTTTGATCCG GTTCAGATCGCTCAGGCATATGAGAAAAATGGAGCAGCATGTCTAAGTGTTCTTACagatgaaaaatattttcag GGAAGTTTTAACTACTTGGAGGCTATACGCAATGCTGGAGTCCAG TGCCCTCTTCTGTGCAAAGAGTTCATAGTTGATGCTTGGCAACTTTACTATGCACGGTCCAAGGGTGCAGATGCTGTTCTTCTAATTGCTGCTGTATTACCTGACCGTGATATCAACTACATGTTGAAAATTTGCAAAATACTAGGGATGGCTGCTTTAGTTGAG GTTCATGATGAAAGGGAAATGAACCGTGTTTTAGGAATCAATGGTGTACAGCTCATTGGCATCAATAACCGCAATCTTG AGACATTTGAAGTTGATATTTCAAACACAAAAAAACTTCTGGAAGGTGAACGAGGACAGCTGATAGCTCAGAAGGATGTAATT GTTGTAGGAGAATCTGGTCTGTTCACTCCTGATCACATTTCATTCGTTCAAAACGCCGGGGTCAAAGCA GTTCTCGTTGGGGAGTCTCTCATCAAGCAGGAGGATCCAGGGAAAGCAATCGCTGGGCTTTTCGGCAAAGATATTTCGCACGCGGTTGCTTCCTGA